The proteins below are encoded in one region of Micromonospora pisi:
- a CDS encoding glutamate--cysteine ligase: MGEEVAPRVFTREDRARYREKIRHCLDVFAEMLREARFDVERPLTGMEIELNLVDDYSMPAMRNAEVLTAVADPQFQTELGQFNVEINVAPRQLAGTGTADFEHDVRASLNSANLKARTVDTQLVMIGILPTLRADHLTVDALSANPRYTLLNEQIVAARGENLPIRISGVERLETTADTITPEAACTSTQFHVQVSPAQFAAYWNAAQAIAGIQVALGANAPFLFGRELWRESRIPLFQQATDTRPEEIKAQGVRPRVWFGEQWVTSVFDLFEENVRYFPALLPICDSEQPARTLASGGIPALSELRLHNGTVYRWNRPVYDVVRGRPHLRVENRVLPAGPTVVDTIANAAFYFGLVRSLAESDRPLWSQMSFSAAEENFHTCARQGIAAQVYWPGLGYLPVTELVLRRLLPLASDGLDRWGVAPAERDRLLSIIEQRCLTGRNGATWQVATLHQLERDRALDRPAALGEVLRRYLPLMHSNQPVHEWPYPD, from the coding sequence ATGGGTGAAGAGGTGGCCCCGCGCGTGTTCACGCGGGAGGACCGCGCACGGTACCGGGAGAAGATCCGACACTGTCTCGACGTCTTCGCCGAGATGCTGCGCGAGGCGCGATTCGACGTCGAGCGACCGCTGACCGGGATGGAGATCGAGCTCAACCTGGTGGACGACTACTCGATGCCGGCGATGCGCAACGCCGAGGTCCTCACCGCGGTCGCCGATCCGCAGTTCCAGACCGAACTGGGCCAGTTCAACGTCGAGATCAACGTCGCCCCCCGCCAACTCGCCGGCACCGGCACGGCCGACTTCGAACACGACGTACGCGCCAGCCTCAACTCGGCGAACCTCAAGGCCCGTACGGTCGACACCCAACTGGTCATGATCGGCATCCTGCCGACGCTGCGCGCGGACCACCTCACCGTCGACGCGCTCTCCGCGAACCCCCGTTACACCCTGCTCAACGAGCAGATCGTCGCCGCCCGTGGGGAGAACCTGCCGATCCGGATCAGCGGCGTGGAACGGCTGGAGACCACCGCCGACACGATCACCCCCGAGGCCGCCTGCACCAGCACCCAGTTCCACGTACAGGTCAGCCCAGCCCAGTTCGCCGCGTACTGGAATGCCGCCCAGGCGATCGCCGGCATCCAGGTCGCGCTCGGCGCCAACGCCCCCTTCCTGTTCGGCCGGGAACTCTGGCGGGAGAGCCGGATCCCCCTGTTCCAGCAGGCCACCGACACCCGCCCCGAGGAGATCAAAGCCCAGGGCGTACGGCCCCGGGTCTGGTTCGGGGAACAATGGGTCACCTCGGTCTTCGACCTCTTCGAGGAGAACGTCCGGTACTTCCCCGCGTTGCTGCCGATCTGCGACAGCGAACAGCCCGCGCGCACCCTCGCCAGCGGTGGTATCCCGGCCCTGTCCGAACTACGGCTGCACAACGGGACCGTCTACCGGTGGAACCGCCCGGTCTACGACGTGGTCCGGGGACGGCCGCACCTGCGGGTGGAGAACCGGGTGCTGCCCGCTGGCCCCACCGTGGTCGACACCATCGCCAACGCGGCCTTCTACTTCGGGCTGGTCCGCAGTCTGGCCGAGTCGGACCGGCCGCTCTGGTCCCAGATGTCGTTCAGCGCCGCCGAGGAGAACTTCCACACCTGCGCCCGGCAGGGCATCGCCGCCCAGGTCTACTGGCCCGGACTGGGCTACCTCCCGGTCACCGAACTGGTGCTGCGTCGACTGCTGCCGCTGGCCTCGGACGGACTGGACCGTTGGGGAGTGGCACCGGCCGAACGGGACCGGCTGCTCAGCATCATCGAGCAACGTTGCCTCACCGGCCGCAACGGCGCGACCTGGCAGGTGGCGACGCTGCACCAACTGGAACGCGACCGCGCCCTCGACCGACCGGCCGCGCTCGGCGAGGTGCTCCGGCGCTACCTGCCGCTGATGCACAGCAACCAGCCGGTGCACGAGTGGCCGTACCCCGACTGA
- a CDS encoding zinc-dependent alcohol dehydrogenase has translation MRANCWMGRNTVEVREVPDPQIMNDRDAVVRITSTSICGSDLHLYDGYIPTMKKGDVLGHEFMGEVVEVGREVRNLRIGDRVVVPFPIACGHCVACERGFFSVCENSNPNAGLAEMVMGHSPAGIYGYSHMLGGFAGGQAEYARVPFADIGPIKIEDDLRDEQVLFLSDVFPTGYMGAEMCDIQRGDIIAVWGAGPVGQFAMASARMLGAERVIAIDRYPQRLRIAQENTGAEVINYEQVDVLEVLRDMTAGRGPDACIDAVGSESHHPSSAINAYDRGKQAVRLETDRPHALREAVLSCRNAGIVSVIGAYGGFIDKFPMGSLMNRSLTLRSGQCHVQRYLRPLLDRIRRGEIDPSFVITHRMRLDEAPKAYEIFKNKQQDCNKVVLSV, from the coding sequence ATGCGAGCGAACTGCTGGATGGGGCGGAACACGGTCGAGGTGCGGGAGGTGCCGGACCCGCAGATCATGAACGACCGGGACGCCGTCGTCCGGATCACCTCGACCTCGATCTGCGGCTCCGACCTGCACCTCTACGACGGCTACATCCCGACGATGAAGAAGGGCGACGTGCTCGGCCACGAGTTCATGGGCGAGGTGGTCGAGGTGGGCCGGGAGGTGCGCAACCTGCGAATCGGCGATCGGGTGGTGGTCCCCTTCCCGATCGCCTGCGGTCACTGTGTCGCCTGCGAGCGTGGGTTCTTCTCGGTCTGCGAGAACTCGAACCCGAACGCGGGCCTGGCCGAGATGGTGATGGGTCACTCCCCGGCCGGGATCTACGGTTACTCGCACATGCTCGGCGGCTTCGCCGGTGGGCAGGCCGAGTACGCCCGCGTCCCGTTCGCCGACATCGGGCCGATCAAGATCGAGGATGATCTCCGGGACGAGCAGGTGCTCTTCCTCTCGGACGTCTTCCCGACCGGTTACATGGGCGCGGAGATGTGCGACATCCAGCGGGGCGACATCATCGCGGTCTGGGGCGCCGGTCCGGTCGGCCAGTTCGCCATGGCCAGCGCGAGGATGCTCGGCGCCGAGCGGGTGATCGCGATCGACCGTTACCCGCAGCGGCTGCGCATCGCGCAGGAGAACACCGGTGCCGAGGTGATCAACTACGAACAGGTCGACGTGCTGGAGGTGCTCCGGGACATGACCGCCGGGCGGGGCCCCGACGCCTGCATCGACGCGGTCGGGAGCGAGTCCCACCACCCCTCTTCCGCGATCAACGCCTACGACCGGGGCAAGCAGGCGGTACGCCTGGAGACCGACCGCCCGCACGCGCTGCGGGAGGCGGTGCTGAGCTGCCGGAACGCCGGGATCGTGTCGGTGATCGGGGCGTACGGCGGGTTCATCGACAAGTTCCCCATGGGTTCGCTGATGAACCGGTCGCTGACCCTGCGCAGCGGGCAGTGTCATGTGCAGCGCTACCTGCGTCCGCTGCTCGACCGGATCCGCCGCGGCGAGATCGATCCGAGCTTCGTAATCACGCACCGGATGCGGCTCGACGAGGCGCCGAAGGCGTACGAGATCTTCAAGAACAAGCAGCAGGACTGCAACAAGGTGGTGCTCTCGGTCTGA
- a CDS encoding SRPBCC family protein, which translates to MHTADGARPQDALPELVTPQAGPVPRLLGLLSLGIGVAAVAVPDQMARAAGMDHLPQHGRVARAVGARELGHAAALLSGRRPAAWAWTRVLGDAMDLSLLGLALRTGREQRQRRAAMATGVVGAITALDIAAAVYLTRVAARGRMTRVRASITVNRTPTQVYRFWRDLANLPRFMGHLESIRVGGGGRSRWTVRAPGGRSVHWDAEIVEDRPSELLTWRSLPGTAVPNVGRVSFVPVPGNRGTEVRVELAYAPPGGAVGRAVARLFGEEPGQQVRDDLRRFKQVIETGEVVRSEGSPQGTGTRHLMMQHPAQPLAGARVG; encoded by the coding sequence GTGCACACCGCGGACGGAGCCCGACCACAGGATGCGTTGCCGGAGCTGGTGACCCCGCAAGCCGGACCCGTACCCCGACTGCTCGGCCTGCTGAGCCTCGGGATCGGTGTCGCGGCGGTGGCGGTACCGGACCAGATGGCCCGGGCTGCCGGGATGGACCACCTCCCCCAGCACGGGCGGGTGGCGCGGGCCGTCGGAGCCAGGGAACTGGGCCACGCCGCCGCCCTGCTCAGCGGCCGCCGGCCGGCCGCCTGGGCGTGGACCCGGGTCCTCGGGGACGCGATGGATCTGAGCCTGCTCGGCCTGGCCCTGCGGACGGGTCGCGAGCAGCGACAGCGGCGCGCGGCGATGGCAACCGGCGTGGTCGGGGCGATCACCGCGCTGGACATCGCCGCGGCGGTGTACCTGACCCGGGTCGCGGCGCGCGGCCGGATGACGCGGGTACGGGCGTCGATCACGGTGAACCGTACTCCGACCCAGGTCTACCGGTTCTGGCGCGACCTCGCCAACCTGCCCCGCTTCATGGGGCATCTGGAGTCGATACGGGTGGGCGGTGGTGGCCGGTCCCGGTGGACGGTCCGGGCACCGGGCGGGCGGAGCGTGCACTGGGACGCGGAGATTGTCGAGGACCGGCCGTCCGAGCTGCTCACCTGGCGGTCGTTACCCGGCACGGCGGTGCCGAACGTCGGCCGGGTCAGCTTCGTGCCGGTGCCCGGCAACCGGGGGACCGAGGTCCGGGTGGAGTTGGCGTACGCGCCGCCGGGTGGTGCGGTCGGTCGGGCGGTCGCCAGGCTCTTCGGCGAGGAACCGGGGCAGCAGGTGCGCGATGACCTTCGCCGCTTCAAGCAGGTGATCGAGACGGGTGAGGTCGTCCGGTCCGAGGGGAGCCCTCAGGGAACAGGCACCCGGCACCTGATGATGCAGCACCCGGCGCAGCCACTGGCCGGCGCCCGGGTCGGTTGA
- a CDS encoding glycosyltransferase family 4 protein gives MTTRRVGEHLANGSSDLTCRPIPTSRPQSGPPTTSGGPVQGRQRILMLSWEYPPVLVGGLGRHVHALSIALAAAGHDVTVITRHSDDAPLEEYADGVRVIRAPEDPVTFPLATDSLLAWTMAFNHTLTRAALRAHHTSTGYDVIHAHDWLVAHTAINLKEHLDIPLVTTIHATEAGRHQGWLPGDMNRSIHSMEWWLSHESDRVITCSGYMRDQVNNLFNLPTTRIDVVPNGVETHRWQASAAAVAAARQRFAGEGPLVTFAGRLVYEKGVQHLIAGLPRLRREHPGLRLVIAGDGPYRGELEADIDRLGVRAAVTLPGFLGGTDLPAMMAASDCFAVPSIYEPFGMVALEGAAAGAPLAVAATGGLAEIVETGVTGMTFRPKDPDALADAVHALLADSGRARELARRARRMVADEYGWASIAQRTGATYANAIGQSATFTAEQATRRMAHGRPVLAIPAGNLLVGAGGR, from the coding sequence GTGACGACCCGACGGGTCGGCGAGCACCTCGCGAACGGCAGCTCGGACCTCACCTGCCGCCCCATCCCCACCTCGCGCCCGCAGTCCGGCCCGCCGACCACCTCCGGTGGTCCGGTGCAGGGCCGGCAGCGGATTCTGATGCTCTCCTGGGAATACCCACCCGTCCTCGTCGGCGGACTCGGCCGACACGTCCACGCCCTCTCCATCGCCCTCGCCGCCGCCGGCCACGACGTCACCGTCATCACCCGCCACAGCGACGACGCACCCCTCGAGGAATACGCCGACGGCGTCCGCGTCATCCGCGCCCCCGAAGACCCCGTCACCTTCCCCCTCGCCACCGACTCCCTCCTGGCCTGGACCATGGCCTTCAACCACACCCTCACCCGCGCCGCCCTCCGCGCCCACCACACCAGCACCGGCTACGACGTCATCCACGCCCACGACTGGCTCGTCGCCCACACCGCCATCAACCTCAAAGAACACCTCGACATCCCCCTCGTCACCACCATCCACGCCACCGAAGCCGGCCGACACCAAGGCTGGCTCCCCGGCGACATGAACCGCTCCATCCACTCCATGGAATGGTGGCTCAGCCACGAATCCGACCGCGTCATCACCTGCTCCGGCTACATGCGCGACCAGGTCAACAACCTCTTCAACCTCCCCACCACCCGCATCGACGTCGTCCCCAACGGAGTCGAGACGCACCGTTGGCAGGCCAGCGCCGCCGCCGTCGCCGCCGCCCGCCAGCGGTTCGCCGGCGAAGGCCCGCTGGTCACCTTCGCCGGGCGGCTGGTGTACGAGAAGGGCGTCCAGCACCTGATCGCCGGCCTGCCCCGGCTACGGCGGGAGCACCCCGGGCTGCGCCTGGTGATCGCTGGTGACGGGCCGTACCGGGGTGAGCTCGAGGCGGACATCGACCGGCTCGGCGTACGCGCGGCGGTCACCCTGCCCGGGTTCCTGGGCGGGACCGACCTGCCCGCCATGATGGCGGCCTCGGACTGTTTCGCGGTGCCGAGCATCTACGAGCCGTTCGGCATGGTCGCGTTGGAGGGGGCGGCGGCCGGTGCCCCACTCGCAGTCGCCGCGACCGGTGGGCTGGCCGAGATCGTCGAGACCGGGGTGACCGGGATGACCTTCCGGCCGAAGGACCCGGACGCGTTGGCGGACGCCGTACACGCCCTGCTGGCCGACAGTGGCCGGGCTCGGGAACTGGCCCGGCGGGCTCGGCGGATGGTGGCCGACGAGTACGGCTGGGCATCGATCGCGCAGCGCACCGGGGCGACGTACGCGAACGCGATCGGTCAGTCGGCGACGTTCACGGCCGAGCAGGCGACGCGCCGGATGGCACACGGCCGCCCGGTGCTCGCCATCCCGGCCGGGAACCTGCTCGTGGGCGCCGGCGGGCGCTGA